The sequence below is a genomic window from Phoenix dactylifera cultivar Barhee BC4 chromosome 16, palm_55x_up_171113_PBpolish2nd_filt_p, whole genome shotgun sequence.
TATCTCCATCATCATTAAGATACTATGGTCTTGGGCTTGAGAATGGAAATTACACTATAAAGTTGAATTTTGCCGAGACACAAATCCTCAATCCACCTACTTGGAAAAGTGTTGGGAGGAGAGTTTTTGATATCTATATACAGGTAAGTGTGCTCAAATCTTTTGTGTTTCAAATATTGTTTCAAATATACACTAATAATGAGATCATATCAGCATGATTTAAATAATGAAAGCAACAATAATAATAGACTTCTTATGCGCAACTGCTTAACATTGTAGTATGGTGTCCTGGAACTCATGAAAACTTTATAGGAATAGTTATCTTTCTAATGATGTCTTCATAGATGGATGATTTAGCTGTTCAGTAGCTCCAGGGTAAAAAACAAAAGTAATGTATGTGTCACTAATTTAGGAAGCATGGGTCTTTCTACAAATATCACTTTAATATATTAGATTAAACTTTTGATTATGAAATTACCTACTTTTTATCAGCTGTATATTCTCCTTGAAGCATGGCTCATATTATGGCTGTTAGTCAATTCTAGCAGATGAATGATCGAAAAATGTATTAGCTAAACTGATAGATTGGATAAGCAAAGATGGAGTTTTCTCAATCATCAGTGCAGCATTTTATAGCATTACTTAGTTCCCACTAACCTACCAAGTAGACATACTTAAAGTATCATAAAAATCAATGCTTATCAACATAAGCGATTACAAATCTCGATATATGCCATCTCTGTCTTGTGAATGGTTACACGAATTAATATCTGAGtgtgtgaatttttcttttatttcaggGTAATCTAAAAGAGAAGGACTTTGATATTAGAAAGGAAGCTGGGGAGAGATCCGTTAAAGCCGTCGTGAAAGAGTTCACTGCACCAGTGACAAATAACTTTCTAGAAATCCATTTCTTTTGGTCTGGAAAGGGTACATGCTGTGTGCCAACTCAAGGCTACTATGGCTCATCCATATCAGCTATTAGCGTATCTCCTTCCGGTAATTACAAACACTcaaatttaataattaattattagtaaaATGTCCATATCAGCTTCTTATTTCTGAATTTACTGTCCAGACTTCACCCCTACTGTTAGTAATAAACCACCATCTACTCATTCAACAAATAAGAGGACAGGTCTGATCGTTGGCATTGCAGCTGGTGCTGTGGCTTTAGTCCTATTTACTCTTCTTGTCATGTTTATATATAGACAGAGGAGAAGATTAGGCATGGATGATGATGAAGGTGCAACTTCTTTCAATAGTCTTCAGAGATATATTGACTAATACTAGAAGTGAACAGAAGATGGTTATAACTTGTTTCTTCCTTTATAATGCAGATCTGCTAGAAATTAGTGCCAGACCAGACACTTTCACCTATATGGAACTGAAAACTGCTACAGAAAATTTCAGTCCTGCTAATAAGCTAGGAGAGGGAGGATTTGGTCCTGTGTTTAAGGTGAGTAACAGTCCACgacatctttcttttttcttttttttccctttttctttccttttaaagAACATTGATGATAGTGCCACTACTCATATCAAAGAAATAATGCAAGAATTACCTATCAGAGACACTAGGAGACACTTTCTGATATTTGAACGTGGAACCTCCTCCAAACAAAAGAAGGGTGCGCAACCTATAACGAACCAGGAAATCATCCAGGTGGACATTGAAAAATgttagccggaagttattatttgggattCTTTGTCCTACTTACATACCCAAGATTTCACTAGGACACGACTAATACGGAACTAAATTCAAGCCAACATGGAACCTCACatgctctccctgtttaagtctTGATGTTTAAGACTTGATATCTTCACCAAGGGAGGGCCCAAGGTGTTAGCAATCCAGCCCTAAGACAAGAACgggataattaaataaatgattACCACTGAGGAGATTCGAACTCGTGACCTCAAGCAAACCTGAGCTTTGATACCATGTTAACTAATTGACCCTAAAAGCTTACTCTGATAGTAGGATGGGCCCATGTGTATTTAGGGCCACCTAAAGTCATTTGCCTACCTGATGTTGGACTATCCCATTCTCCAACATATGGGCCTGTATTGCAATGTCCTCTAGTCGTGCATGGGCCACTGGCTTAGtcggctttgataccatttgtaaagaCTCAGGATTTCACCCAAAAAAAACTAGCTAGGAATTGTCAATTGGGATCTTTGGCCTATTTAAGTACCCTAAATCTTCCCAATATATTAaggatgtaggactaaacacttTATAAACCAATTTGTGTCTATAAACCAATTTATTTTCATGACTCCATGTCAGTGTACATATAATGCATGTCAAATAGCATTTTTTGTTTTGCACAGCAGAAATATGTATAGTGATATGGTCATGGCCAACAACTTTCAAACTCAGAGAGATGATATCTAGTTATGTACAAAATCAACTATCCATGTATCCATAATTTGGAATATGATGATTAAAGATCCATAAACTAGACAATAAGTCTGTGAAAAAGGTCTAGTGCCAAGTTGCCAATAGTTGTAATCTCAGCTGGTAGGCATGCCAACTTTCCATTGGAGAAGTACCAGATTCAATCTTGGATGGTGGCTGACAACCACCGAATTGCTCAATATTTATATACGGAGCCTAACATAAGCATGCATGTAAACGAGCATCAGAATTTAACATGCATACCTTGGCAAGATCTATGTCTCCTGATCAATAGATTATCATGGGAAGCACTTAGCATCCATGAGATTTTTAATTTAGTAACTTCATGAATCCTTctatattaaagaagatatcatTCCTTAATGGAATGTACATATCAGGCTTATTCTTATTGGAATGAACTTATCAGACTTTTTTGTATCTTTTAATTTCCAAAAAGCTTCTCGAAATTTTATTGCTGCACCTTTGCAGGAATATATGGGTTTGTTTGAAACCTCTTGTTTCTAAAATAGTGACGTCATTGACTGATACATTAATACTAAATTGACGGAACATTACCATGACCATTGAGCAGGGATAAGTTAGTTCAAGCACAATACAGTTGCAACATTATACCTTatatttttcatcaaaaaattatCATGGCCCGAAACTGGGCGGCATGGAGGAAAAGGATTCATGTAGCCGGCCCCTACTAGTGTGGGGTTAAGGCTTAGTTGAATTGAGTTGAGGAatttttcctcaaaaaattatataatattttgcAGGGTATACTTTCTGATGGAAGAATTGTTGCGGTGAAGCAATTATCGGTAGCATCTCGCCAAGGAAAGCGCCAATTCATGACAGAAATTGCAACTATATCTGCAGTGCAGCACCGAAACCTTGTGAAGTTGTATGGTTGCTGTATCGAGGGAGGCAAGCGGCTCCTGGTCTATGAATACTTAGAAAACAGGAGCCTGGATCAGGCACTCTTTGGTACAATTTAGTAGACACTCAAAATTCGTCTATTTTTCAGATGTAGAGTTCTTACACTATTCAGGAAATAAGGTGCACAATCTTTATTAACAAGGCACTGCAGACCCATTAAGTCATGCATTTGATTGTTGCTGCATTACAGGTGACAACAACTTGCACCTTGATTGGACCACTCGCTTCGAAATATGTTTGGGTGCAGCAAGAGGTCTAGCATATCTTCATGAGGAGTCAAGCGTCCGAATTGTACATAGAGATGTCAAAGCCAGCAATATTCTGCTTGATTCTGATCTCAACCCAAAAATATCAGATTTTGGTCTCGCAAAGCTTTATGATGATAAGATGACTCATATTAGCACAAGAGTTGCTGGTACAATGTAAGGATGCCTGCATCAGTACTGCTTAAATTGCTGGATTTCATCCGCATTCACTTGCTATCTATTGATCGCTATCTACTTAAATTAAGTGCACCGACAGAACATTCTGTTTCGATATCATTTCTAACATGAGTTATTACTATGGCgactattttttctcttttttagtGGTTATCTTGCACCGGAGTATGCAATGAGAGGGCATCTCACAGAAAAAGCCGATGTCTTTGGATTTGGAGTCGTAGTTTTGGAGGTTCTCTCTGGAAGGCCTAATTCAGATCAGAGTCTTGAAGCAGAGAAAGTTTATCTCCTTGAATGGGTAGGTTGACAATTTTAAGCTACTTGCAAATCATATCAACTGCTGTCATGTTACTTTCAGGGTGACCTGTAGGTCTGTTTTTCTACCCTGTAGTTCCCATGTTGCTCCATCAATGATCATATATAGTCAGTTTGCAATCTAAATTAAATAATTCTCAGTTTGGTTAGCATTAATGACTTGGTATTGCTCCATGTAATTCTTTACATCAATCTGTTTTAGCCGAAGTACCATTACAATCTAACTTTTTACTTGGTATTGTTTAACTTTGTGCATGGTGATAAATCATTTCCCCATCTGTGCATGTAAAAGATCAAAGGACACCATGCATGCATAGATATCGTCATATAATTCTTATCAATCTCTTTTCCATAGGCTTGGAATTTACGGGAGAACAGGCGCGAGCTGGAGATGGTGGACCCATGGTTATCATCATTCAATGAAGAAGAGGCCATCCGCATTATCAATGTAGCTCTTCTGTGCACTCAAGCATCGCCGATGCTACGCCCGCCCATGTCAAGGGTGGTGGCCATGCTGGCAGGTGATATTGAGGTCTGTGAAGTCACAACAAGGCCTGGTTATTTGACAGACTGGCAGTTCGATGATATCAGTAAAAATTTTGCAAGCAGTGGCTTTTCAAAGCACTCGAtaataaaatctgaaaatatcCAGACCAACATACATTCAAACATAACCATGGTATCTGATACAGAGCACTTGCCTTCACCCTCGGACCCCCCTTTGTTGGATGAGATCATAAGCGAAGGAAGGTAGCAGCCGTTTGCAAGTAAATTCCACTACGCCACTTTTCATACTGCAATTATACATTACAATTATATCTTGTAAATACAGAAATCTAAAATGCCATGGTACCTCTGTAGACGAGGTTTTCTGATCTCTATTGcattatttctttccttttttttccttgcctttttctttttgcacgATAAGAGAGATATTTTGTGAATTATTCTCATCCTATGATGATCTTGTTTTGTCGATACATACATTAGGCTGGCTTTTCCTTTTACTAGGGTGGATCTTATTTAGTGGATTTCATTACGTTTTTGAGAAAAGAAGTTATATGGCGAATTCTTGGGATTAAACATGCTCATACAAAAGTGAAAATCCTTCAGATGAATTTGTTAACAAAGGTGAAATTTTAGGCCTCAGCTGCCTGGCTTGTTCACCAGGTGATGCTGCATGGACCGATGCTGCCACGTAGCCTGAGGTCGGAGTCCAGGAGGATTTATGTTTtgaccgggggggggggggactaaGCCCACCCAGATGATCTCACTTGTTACATGAAATCCAGAACGAGTACAGTggagggaagaaaaagaaaagaaaaataagagtaCTAGAGGCACGCATGATCTCGGAGAATTGCAGCTTGGCTAAGATGGTGATACTGTGCTTGCCTGTTTGTCAGTAAGCACACTACTCCAGTTTACTGGAGTGCAATGGTTCTGTTTGATGGTGCTGAAAGTATTTTTGCAAGAGTGATCGAAGGATTTGGTTGTTATGCTCCTTCTGTAATATCCACAATGTTGTGAATGCCAGTGATGTCTATTTCAAAGCTAGGTTGGGTTGGTCGCATTCGAATATTGGATAGGTGGATCCAGTAATAATCACTAATAATTTAGATACAAAAATATTTCacagaaagttttttttattagaatatttttttttgaaaagttgaTGCTTAAATATACAATATCTAGAAAAGTAGGTTTTGCATATTTGGTTAACCATAGAAATTGATATATTCTAGAGTAACTTATATTTTGTTGTGCATCTACTTTCTTGATTAAATTATGTAAAATACCAATTACGTCCTTAATAAAGGAAAAGATCTTAGTTCATTTTATCTAaagatatttttaaaataaaaaatatctcaATGCTCAGTCGGTGCAATAGAAATTTTCTAATATCCTCtatatagatttttttcttaaaatataaaaatcttattttaatagctattttaaaaaaaaatcaaatcaaatataaaacattTTCTGTACATTTTTCCCTCTTCCCCTAAGAGAGGAGTCCTAAGTTCTGGTTTGAAACTATTTAATAGTTAATATCAAGTGGAGAAAGGTGACGACCATATATATCGGCTGCACCTAGGCATTCTCACTAATACTGCCAAACTACAATCACATTCGAACGTTGGGTAACGGTCACATGGTAGCGTTGTGCTGCTGTCCGGCCATGAGAGATGCCACTTCTCTATCCATGCATCTGGAAAGCAGAAAGCAGAGGCTCCCTTGTCTATTTATTCAGCTTTTAGCTTTGGAAGCAGCGCTTCACACCCCAACCTTGTCTggatcctctctctccttcctgcTGTGTCTAGAGAGACTCATCAACACCTTTTCTGGTTCCATCGTCTCTCTACCAGCTTCCTCACTTCCATCAAGCCTTAATCCCTTTATATAGCCTCTCTACCTTGAACTCTTGAGTCCCATTGGAAGAAGGAGCAGAGATGGGCTTTGTTATAGTCATCTCCCTCCCTCTTATTATCTTCGCCATCTTGCTCGGGTTCGGctgcttctttcttgggaaggcgaAGGCAAGGAAGGAAGCGCGCGCCGGC
It includes:
- the LOC103722528 gene encoding probable LRR receptor-like serine/threonine-protein kinase At1g56140, producing MVMVPKKASVFSLPAFVLSILYLFLLDERSRAKATTVPSEVEALNAILGRWGLKESAKWNISGEPCSGAAIDSTDFDGSDFNPAVKCDCSYNNKTTCHITKLKVYAIDVVGTIPEELQNLTYLNNLILSQNYLTGTLPAFIGNLTELQYLTVGTNALSGTIPKELGKLQKLISLSIGTNNFSGSLPSELGNLTNLQQLYINSCGLGGEFPSTVSSLKNLQTLWASDNNFTGKIPDFSETNLTTLRMQGNSFEGPIPSSFSSLTSLTDLRLGDISNGSSTLAFISNLTSLTNLVLRNSRISDSIPSDFSRYTSLLILDLSFNNLTGQLPQSLFNLSLLSYLFLGNNSLSGSLPASKSTSLLNVDLSYNQLSGSFPSWVSQQNLNLNLVANNFVVDSSNSSVLPSGLNCLQQDIPCNRGSPIYSSFAITCGGNKTITSSDGTVYEIDRKSLTSASYYVTDANNWAVSNVGTFMDASTADYILDSASQFSNTLESELYQSARLSPSSLRYYGLGLENGNYTIKLNFAETQILNPPTWKSVGRRVFDIYIQGNLKEKDFDIRKEAGERSVKAVVKEFTAPVTNNFLEIHFFWSGKGTCCVPTQGYYGSSISAISVSPSDFTPTVSNKPPSTHSTNKRTGLIVGIAAGAVALVLFTLLVMFIYRQRRRLGMDDDEDLLEISARPDTFTYMELKTATENFSPANKLGEGGFGPVFKGILSDGRIVAVKQLSVASRQGKRQFMTEIATISAVQHRNLVKLYGCCIEGGKRLLVYEYLENRSLDQALFGDNNLHLDWTTRFEICLGAARGLAYLHEESSVRIVHRDVKASNILLDSDLNPKISDFGLAKLYDDKMTHISTRVAGTIGYLAPEYAMRGHLTEKADVFGFGVVVLEVLSGRPNSDQSLEAEKVYLLEWAWNLRENRRELEMVDPWLSSFNEEEAIRIINVALLCTQASPMLRPPMSRVVAMLAGDIEVCEVTTRPGYLTDWQFDDISKNFASSGFSKHSIIKSENIQTNIHSNITMVSDTEHLPSPSDPPLLDEIISEGR